The following coding sequences are from one Selenomonas sputigena ATCC 35185 window:
- a CDS encoding metal-dependent hydrolase — protein MIKYTYYGHASFLLDDGTSKVLTDPFLTGNPLAAIQADEVECDYILLTHAHGDHLGDAPAIAKRTGAMVLGIPEVLDVCLQAESDIKTHGMNIGGSVKLPFGKVRMTMALHSSGVAGGIACGYVIQIGGINVYFAGDTALFSDMKLIGQKDPLDYAVLPIGDNYTMGLEDAALAAQWLNTKNVIPIHYNTWPVIAQEAGRYKEVTEGMTRAAVHIVEPGGTLELA, from the coding sequence ATGATCAAGTATACGTATTACGGGCACGCTTCGTTCTTGCTCGATGACGGCACGTCGAAGGTTCTGACCGATCCGTTCCTCACGGGAAATCCGCTCGCTGCAATTCAGGCGGATGAGGTGGAGTGCGACTACATCTTGCTGACGCACGCGCACGGCGATCATCTCGGCGACGCACCTGCCATCGCCAAGCGCACGGGCGCGATGGTCTTGGGTATTCCAGAGGTGCTCGACGTCTGTTTGCAGGCGGAGAGCGACATCAAGACGCACGGCATGAACATCGGCGGCTCGGTCAAGCTGCCCTTCGGCAAGGTGCGCATGACGATGGCGCTGCACAGCTCGGGCGTCGCGGGCGGCATCGCCTGCGGCTACGTCATCCAGATCGGCGGCATCAACGTCTACTTTGCCGGTGATACGGCGCTTTTCAGCGACATGAAGCTCATCGGACAGAAGGATCCGCTCGACTACGCGGTTCTGCCCATCGGCGACAATTATACGATGGGACTTGAGGATGCGGCTCTTGCCGCACAGTGGCTCAACACGAAGAACGTCATACCGATCCACTACAACACTTGGCCCGTCATCGCACAGGAAGCGGGGCGGTACAAGGAAGTGACGGAGGGCATGACGCGTGCCGCCGTGCATATCGTAGAGCCGGGCGGTACGTTGGAGCTTGCATGA
- a CDS encoding thiamine diphosphokinase has translation MHSHEFSLPQGTIAFSRALPAHICTLVTGGRPPAADWLQRARRGKLWVIDHGVDLCHAMKCVPDFLLGDADSASPAAWSWALAEGVPCERFDVKKDLTDTQLALVKIKEKAPDTFLLLTGAFGGRFDHAMSTLFSCAFSGIPMILADEQEACFFLHEEDSLSFTAKQTPKAISLLALGGECRGVSLAGTQWPLEGAVLRQEEPYAVSNELAEGSSSFRASLQAGTLAVYLYWQ, from the coding sequence ATGCACTCCCATGAATTTTCCCTGCCGCAGGGCACGATCGCGTTCTCTCGGGCGCTTCCCGCACATATCTGCACCTTGGTCACAGGGGGCCGCCCGCCCGCCGCCGACTGGCTGCAAAGGGCGCGGCGCGGCAAGCTCTGGGTGATCGATCACGGCGTCGATCTCTGCCACGCGATGAAATGCGTACCCGACTTCCTGCTCGGCGACGCAGACAGCGCCTCGCCCGCCGCCTGGTCTTGGGCGCTCGCCGAAGGCGTCCCCTGCGAGCGCTTCGATGTCAAGAAGGATCTCACGGACACGCAGCTCGCACTTGTCAAAATCAAGGAGAAAGCCCCCGACACGTTTCTCCTGCTCACGGGGGCTTTCGGCGGCCGCTTCGATCACGCCATGAGCACGCTCTTTTCCTGCGCCTTCAGCGGCATCCCGATGATTCTGGCGGACGAGCAGGAAGCGTGCTTCTTCCTGCACGAAGAAGACAGCCTTTCCTTCACCGCAAAGCAAACGCCCAAGGCTATCTCTCTCCTCGCCTTGGGCGGCGAATGTCGCGGCGTCTCTCTAGCGGGAACACAATGGCCGCTCGAAGGCGCCGTCCTGCGCCAGGAAGAACCCTACGCCGTGAGCAACGAACTGGCGGAAGGAAGCTCCTCCTTCCGCGCCAGCCTGCAAGCGGGTACGCTCGCCGTCTATCTCTACTGGCAATGA